The Arachis ipaensis cultivar K30076 chromosome B10, Araip1.1, whole genome shotgun sequence DNA window ATTGAAACAACAcactaataataacaataataattctctctctttcttcagtGAATAAtatttctctctctcattttatatatacacattacatcatataatattaaataaatacatatatgaattatctttattgagctaattatatttTCTATTcacacttttttattttatatttattctttttaGCAATAGTATGCATATTTTTGCAATGAGAACACATAAGAGGAGAGGAGAGTAGTTGTAATGAGTTTTGACTTCCCACAGAGAATGAGACtccacaaacaaacaaacaaaaacatTAGCTATCTTCCAACCCAAGTTGTCAAAATGTTCTTCTTTTCTCCAATGCCCATTAACCAAGAAGCTGTCATCATTTTCACCCTTCCTCTCTCTCCTCCTTTAATGGTTTAgctttgcactctctctttgagTCTTTTCCccccttcttttttatttatttattatttttttctcttctcaaattttcaatctctctctctctctctctctctctctcttctaaagTCTTAACCCTTTCTTGTTCTAGCTCTCTTGTTGAACACACTCTTGTGCTTGGTAGGTTGTGCTGTTAGAGGGTGATGGGCCCTGAAATCCACTGAACAAGTTCTAATGGTGAGGGTCTCTTTACCCCCTCTCAGTGCTTGCTCACCCTTTGCCCAAACTTCTTGCTGTCTCTCATTTTAGGTTCCCCTAACCTCACAAAGATAAGTTTTTTAGGGTGTTTTGATTTTATTTAACTTGATCTCAAGGTCCTAGGCTCCTTAGACTGTTCATTCTCCAAGATTTTCAATCTGAGGTTTTCTGATTGATTATATATGCATGCACTGTGAATGTGTTCTTTGAAAGCTTGCCTCTATAGTTCAAGTTCCCATCTTGAAATTTTCAGTTTTTATAGTCACTGAGCTGAGAAAAGTTGGGTTATGGGAGTGGATTCTCCCTAAGCTTGTGTTGGGCATGGAGTTTGACGGATAAAGACTTGATCTTTGAAGTTGCAATTAGTGGACTCAGCTTCTCATTAAGATGGACAGAGTTATTCAACCTCCTTTGGTAATTTCCTTTTGtgcctttctttttcttctccctttttttGGGTGAATAGTTTGAGTTAAACTATGTTTAAAATTGGGTTGACTTCCCTTTTAAGTTTTGGAACGTCGCAGTTTGTTTGGTCTTTCGTGTAGTGTTACTGGTCCAGTTGTTGAATTTTGCCATGCCTTAATGTGCTGTTTCCAAAGAGCTTCATAAAGAAGTTTTATCCAGAAAGGAGCTTCAACTAATGAGTATTTTTTTCAGGAGGTGTTGATGTTTGAAGATATTTGTTGTTTAATAAGTAGAGATGGTTTGCTGTTGAAAGCCATTATTCACTGCACATTTATTCTGTCCATTTTGCATGTGGATCTCCCTGAAATATGAGTCAACTACAATCTATCTGTGTCATTTTCTTTGAATTGTGGGAAACTGTGGCCATAGGGCTCTTGTCCGTAACAGTTGATGATTGCATTCATTGAATCGTTATGTCACAGTCTGAGTGTTTAGCAAGGGATAAATAATGTTGGacataaatcataaaaaatgagAAGACAATGGAATGAAATGAATAAGTTGTCTTCTCAAAAGGACCAGTCATTTATTGTGCTTTGAGGGCTATGTACCATTGCATATTCTGTACCCTTGGACTTGAAAATTTGCTCTCTTTAGCTGCCTTTTAAGTTATGAATAAATAGTAATTAGGGTGCTCTATCTGCTGCTGCTCAAGTTGTAGTATAGAGGTTGAGACACAGATTATGGCTCATGTTtcagttttcttttattttaaattaaaaggtagCTAAATGGCACTTGTGTCTCAAATGTTTATGTGCAGGTTGATACGACTGCATGTTTATGTCGAGTAGATACGGGGTTGAAAACTGTTGCTGGAGCAAAGAGGTATGTCCCTGGAACAAAGCTGTGCCTTCGACCAGATATTAAACCATCCATTCACCCGACAAGAAACAAGCCAGCTCGTGGTGACAGAAGCCGGAATCAGTCCCCACTACTTCCAGGACTTCCTGATGATCTAGCTATTGCTTGCCTTATCCGGGTCCCAAGGGTTGAACACCGCAAACTTCGGTTAGTCTGCAAAAGATGGTATCGTCTCTTGACTGGTAACTTCTTTTACTCACTCCGCAAGAGTCTTGGGGTTGCAGAAGAGTGGATATATGTCATTAAGAGAGACCGAGATGGGAAAATATCATGGCATGCTTTTGATCCTGTGTACCAACTATGGCAGCCCCTGCCTCCAATTCCTAAGGAATACTCTGGAGCTTTGGGTTTTGGCTGTGCAGTTCTAAGTGGTTGTCACCTGTACTTGTTTGGGGGGAAGGATCCACTGAAGGGGTCAATGAGAAGGGTCATCTTTTATAGTGCTAGGACAAATAAATGGCACCGTGCCCCAGATATGCTTCGCAGGCGGCACTTCTTCGGTTCATGTGTCATAAACAATTGTCTGTATGTGGCTGGTGGAGAGAATGAGGGCGTCCATCGGTCCTTGAGATCAGCTGAAGTTTATGATCCTAATAAGAATCGATGGTCATTTGTTTCAGATATGAGCACTGCAATGGTGCCTTTCATAGGTGTTGTCTATAACGGAAAGTGGTTCCTGAAGGGACTTGGTTCTCATCGGCAGGTTATGAGTGAGGTTTACCAGCCAGACACTGATAGCTGGTATCCTGTTTTTGATGGAATGGTTGCCGGCTGGAGGAACCCGAGCACTACTCTCAATGGACAGTTGTATGCCTTGGACTGCAAGGATGGTTGCAAACTTAGGCTTTACGACGAGATTACCAATTCATGGAGCAAACATATTGACAGTAAAATGCATTTAGGGAACTCGCGTGCTATGGAGGCTGCTGCTCTAGTCCCCCTCAATGGCAAACTTTGTATCATCCGGAACAATATGAGCATTTCTCTGGTGGATGTTTCCAAATTCGAACATTTGAACGGATCTTCCGCCGAACAGTTATGGGAAACTATTGCAGGGAAAGGACAGTTCAGGACTTTAATGACGAATCTGTGGTCTAGCCTTGCTGGGAGAAACAGGCTCAAAAGCCACATAGTTCACTGTCAGGTTCTTCAAGCTTAAGAGGGTTGTATAGTGCTGAAAAATTGAAGACGCGTTTTGGTTACGAGTTACAACATCTGTATAGATGGTATATGTTTGAGAGGCCAGACCAAAGCTTATTACCAGAAATTCAATGGCACAGTCTACCAATAAATTTGATCTCGAATCCCCAGGATCATGTTCAACACAAGAGGTGACAGTGACACATagatgagatgtttattatttaCTAGTTATAGTGCTACAGATATATGGATACGTAGTTGTTACATTTTGAAGATTAAGTCACATGGTTTTTATCATCAGCTTGTGTTGGTGTTGGACGGGGACAGGAATAATGGTTTAGTTAGATTCAGTTTGGTATTCCCATAAAATTGAGGGTGAAAAATTCAAGAGTTAGCTTTCTAGTATAATTTTTCATCTGTGAATTTTCCTCCCTCATTTTCTGTAGTGACAACCAACTGAACATGTTCTTAATATAATATAGAACTGTTGTCATCCTTCACCTTGTTTTTCTACTTGCTTAACTAAGTTGGTGTGAAACTAATATGACTCTATATGCTGTCTTATGATTCAACTGAATTTCTTGTGTAGATTAGACTCACTAATGAGTAATGAAATTTCATAATCTATAATGAAAGGATTTATATAGAACTAATCATGAAAAGCTTGGTAAGAGGATTTGGAATGGAAAAAAGAATGTCTTACAAGTGGGTATCACAAACTCACAATACAGGAAATATAATAATAAGTAAATTACATTGTAATTAACAGATTGCATTTCCGTGTTAATCACGGTTGAATTTGTAACTTCTATGTAAGTGATTAACTCTTTGCATTGTCACTTTACTAATCTCTTCACTTTAGACGAGTTTGATCCCCGAATGAATGTTGCCATTAATTTTGCATCCAGCAATATAGGATCTTGGCAGCAACAAGTACTTGTCTTTCTGCCTTTTGTACTCTTTGTATCGAAGGAAAAAATAACCAAGATAATCAAAATCGATTGGAGACAACTTTGCCTATTCAAATTCCACATTCACAGTCATTATTTCGTTCACAATCATCATAACATGATGAATATTAATATATAGTCATTGTACCTGAATTAGAGCCCACAGTGCCCAGAAAATGTGTGATGCCAGAGCATATGCATTTGCCTCTACATATAAAGTCTCTAGATCCTCCCTAGCTACCTGTATTAATAAATCAACATATATGTTCATGCTTAATCCatgtaatataattttattaattatgatGACTTAATCAGTTAATCCACTTCACCATGGTAACAAACCTCGTTTGGTCTCTCAGGTTGTAAGTAATGCCTGAAAAAATGGTATTGTTCGTTCCTATTTGGGTAGCTGCATGAAAgattcaaaaaataaaagaaattgttCAAGAACCAATAAGAGAGAAGTATTTAGGAAGAAAGTGTAAAAAAACTTACAAGGTGTAGTCACAATCAAAGCCTGCATATTCTGCAAAGTGATTTCCTATATCATAACCTCTGTAGTTGTATGATGCATACTCATAATCAATGAGGTAAACTTTATCTGAAACCATAATCAAGAACCATATGATTATATGAATCACTTCAATGAGTTCATTCACAAAACATTAAGAATGCTAGTACTTGTGTTCATATACAGAGATGCTTCCAATGTATTCAATACCTTGTTCATTGTTGATCATGACATTTCCAGAAAGCAAGTCATTGTGAGCATAAACCACAGGAGAATTAAGCCTGTCAGTTACCTCCTGTCAAGGTGCAGAAATTGTTGACAAACAAAGATTGCTTCATCAAAACCATTAATGCAGCCTTTAGTATGTTTTCTCAAATTGATCCTAGCAAATTAGATCTATGGAAAAAGGCAAACTACCTTGAGCTCCACTATTTCATCATGGACTTTCGCGAAAGAAATCGTTTCATAAATCTTCTGCTTTTTAATATCATCAAATTCAAGAACAGATGCTGGAAAAGAAAATGAAGCAAAAGTCAAAATAATTGATATGAGTATGTTGAGCATAGCTTACTTCTACTGAAATTGAAAAGAGTAAAAAGGACCTTGCTCAAAGAACTTCCTGATCTCATTCCACAATTGAGGTTCCTTAGAACCTGGAATTTCCACCTGATGAAATCTTTGTAACTGCTTTGCTATTTTAGCAGCCTGCTTTGGCTCTCGCATATCTGCCATTAATGGCAATATTGTCAATAATGGCTTCTCTTAACATGatatttttcttcattcttttccCATATTTGTACCTGATGGAGTAAGAGTATTTGCAATGATAAACGAATGCACCATGCCATTCCCAAAAACTCCAAGCCACGTTGCACCAAATCCTGCAGCTGAGATGTACTTTGTGGCCTGAACACAAGATTTAATTTCACAAGCAGTTACAACCAACAGGGTCTAATGGCGATTAGTTATGAAAATATCTTCACAGAGTTGAGAACTGTTAAATGGTTTGACATGTTTAAACTAAATCGCTTAACATAATAGGCATAAAAACAACTTCATAATAATGTCATCAAATAGTATAGGATGTAACCTGCAACTCTCTTTGACGATCGATAATGCTGTCAGTGTTTAGTCCAAACAATCTGATTGCTATAGAGACATCAACACAATTTTCTTCCTTAACAGAAACCTTGAGCACTAAGACATAATCATTGATAGATTAATCAGTGTGTTCCTGTAGAAAGTGGCAAACATAATCTTATCTGGAAGAGCAAAAAGTAGAGAAAATTATTCACTAACACAAATTTGTGATGCCACCGGATATTCTCTCAACAAGAAAGCAAGAATCATCCAGCTTTGACCAGTCCTTGAACATATTCTTGCACAACTCCCTGCaggaatttataaaaaaaatccttAAAACTTAGGACAAATTAAATTCCTGTGTATAAAAACTAGCTAGGAAGCATGAATTGGAAAACTAACACAATATGGTTCTTGATATGAGGAAGTGGTAGTGAGGGATCTATAGTAAGAGGCGATGACAGAATATTCAGTGAGGCATAGCCTTGACATTCTTTTTGCTCTGCTACTTCCATGGCATTCCAGATCTTCTTCACTTCACAAAACTATATGGTGTTCTATACCTTAAATAatgttctatatatatatatggtgttgGAAAACTGCACTTCACAAAACACGTTATTTTGACAATGACAATATACAATGATTGCTTTATTCACACATGTGCATTTATTGATAGGGAGAGTTCTAATGTTGATAAACAAGTTTAACTAATTATATGATTTCTTTATAAACAACGTTTTTCAgaacaaaatataatattttgaaTACCACAACCACCATCCAGTTCATGAAATGTAATAATTGCCGAGGGAATTAAATTATTGAGAAGTATTGACTTTGGGATTTGAATTACCACAACAACGTTTTTGTATCTTGTATTATTGTCATCAAATTAACCTTAACTAATATGATTGATACATGAGTTgatattcaatttaattcttgaATTTGTACGTGAGTTTTTATTTAGTCCTTGAAATTTCAATTATCTCTATTTAGTCCCAAATTTTGTAAAACGTGCCTCACATTAGTCTCTGGAACGATTTTCAGAAAAAAAAGTTAATGGAACGTTGATATCGACAGTCAGACGTTACACTGAAATTTGTAAAATGATGTAGTTTTAATTTTAGCATTCAAATAGCCTAAAAACGGTGTCGTATCACTTGTTTTGTTAGATAAAGTTTCAATAAACACTACTTGCAATATTGTTTTTGAGTTATTTAAATGCTAAAACCAGAACGACATCATCTTATAAAGTCTATTGTGGTATCTGATTATCCACAATAGCGTTCTGTTAACATTTGTACATTGAAAATTGTTTCAAAGAGTAATATGAGTTATGTTTATATGATTTGGAGACTAAATAAAGACAATTGAAACtttagagactaaattaaaatttgtttCAGAAACTAAATTGAATATTGTTTGATTGATACATTTACAAACGCAATGTATGGTATGGATAATACCACCAAAAAACATATAATTGAAAAATTTCAGTCGGAAAACTAAATTATTTCCTTGAAAGAGTGATAGTGATGTTACTTTCAGATGGATAATCATAGCTAACAATCAAGATTTCTAACTGTATTATTGACAATAGAAGAAGATCCACAATCCACATTGTTATTTATCAACTTCAACTTCACCATGTGGTTCCACGATAGCACTCACTTCTTTTCTTACCGCGCAAAGTGCTGCAATTTGGTTTGTACATTAATGGTAACCACAAAATGAGATCTTTTATAaactatataaatatttttttaacaagaCAAGATATAACACAAAATAAAATACTATGTATTTCGAAAGGAAAGAGaatgatttaaaaaataaaactaaggatATGGAACAAATATCATTTTGTGAAATTAGAATATATGTGGACATGGAAATTGTTCCGGGGCTTACCTAGAACCGGATGGTGGTTGGGCTTGTTTGTGAGGCCCAAGCATTAGAGGAGGGTGGTCTCCGACTTAGTTTACGTCTGCCGCCGTCCGAGTTGTGTATGTGAAAGGATGGAGGGGTGGTacatgcaaagacactccgataccTAAGTCAAAAAGGGGTTAAGCAGGTTTTAGTGTACTGGAACTTAGTTTTACCTGagtgtgtcagtgtatttataggtgatgaaccaataaccaccgttgaagtagttccatttctgatggtggataactgtccctttatcttagggctGTTAAGGTGAATCTTCTGGAAGTGGGTGAGAGATTTAAggaggcagttacttatttgaataaacGTCATCTGCCAGCTCATGTCGAGTCCGACTTCTTTGGGGAGGTTGGGTGAACGGTGAAGGCCATCCCTTAGGATTGGGCCTTTTTAACTTAGTTGGACCTGGCCATTgcattgggtcagggtatgaacagcgcCCCTACTTGAATC harbors:
- the LOC107622956 gene encoding F-box/kelch-repeat protein At1g55270 isoform X2, which gives rise to MVDTTACLCRVDTGLKTVAGAKRYVPGTKLCLRPDIKPSIHPTRNKPARGDRSRNQSPLLPGLPDDLAIACLIRVPRVEHRKLRLVCKRWYRLLTGNFFYSLRKSLGVAEEWIYVIKRDRDGKISWHAFDPVYQLWQPLPPIPKEYSGALGFGCAVLSGCHLYLFGGKDPLKGSMRRVIFYSARTNKWHRAPDMLRRRHFFGSCVINNCLYVAGGENEGVHRSLRSAEVYDPNKNRWSFVSDMSTAMVPFIGVVYNGKWFLKGLGSHRQVMSEVYQPDTDSWYPVFDGMVAGWRNPSTTLNGQLYALDCKDGCKLRLYDEITNSWSKHIDSKMHLGNSRAMEAAALVPLNGKLCIIRNNMSISLVDVSKFEHLNGSSAEQLWETIAGKGQFRTLMTNLWSSLAGRNRLKSHIVHCQVLQA
- the LOC107622956 gene encoding F-box/kelch-repeat protein At1g55270 isoform X1 — translated: MDRVIQPPLVDTTACLCRVDTGLKTVAGAKRYVPGTKLCLRPDIKPSIHPTRNKPARGDRSRNQSPLLPGLPDDLAIACLIRVPRVEHRKLRLVCKRWYRLLTGNFFYSLRKSLGVAEEWIYVIKRDRDGKISWHAFDPVYQLWQPLPPIPKEYSGALGFGCAVLSGCHLYLFGGKDPLKGSMRRVIFYSARTNKWHRAPDMLRRRHFFGSCVINNCLYVAGGENEGVHRSLRSAEVYDPNKNRWSFVSDMSTAMVPFIGVVYNGKWFLKGLGSHRQVMSEVYQPDTDSWYPVFDGMVAGWRNPSTTLNGQLYALDCKDGCKLRLYDEITNSWSKHIDSKMHLGNSRAMEAAALVPLNGKLCIIRNNMSISLVDVSKFEHLNGSSAEQLWETIAGKGQFRTLMTNLWSSLAGRNRLKSHIVHCQVLQA
- the LOC107622957 gene encoding probable ethanolamine kinase yields the protein MEVAEQKECQGYASLNILSSPLTIDPSLPLPHIKNHIVELCKNMFKDWSKLDDSCFLVERISGGITNLLLKVSVKEENCVDVSIAIRLFGLNTDSIIDRQRELQATKYISAAGFGATWLGVFGNGMVHSFIIANTLTPSDMREPKQAAKIAKQLQRFHQVEIPGSKEPQLWNEIRKFFEQASVLEFDDIKKQKIYETISFAKVHDEIVELKEVTDRLNSPVVYAHNDLLSGNVMINNEQDKVYLIDYEYASYNYRGYDIGNHFAEYAGFDCDYTFYPNRNEQYHFFRHYLQPERPNEVAREDLETLYVEANAYALASHIFWALWALIQAKLSPIDFDYLGYFFLRYKEYKRQKDKYLLLPRSYIAGCKINGNIHSGIKLV